A DNA window from Anaerocolumna sp. AGMB13020 contains the following coding sequences:
- a CDS encoding chemotaxis protein CheW, with protein sequence MNFKQALQTKQVVFTLDNEEFGLDIMVVKTIEKSTDLIPVPNAPGFILGIMNLRGDVIPVFSLRRKFGLSDKAVSEDTRLIITKSNGILMAFEVDSVKEIIEIAPENISETPSIVRGINTTYIQNVANIAGRMIILLNHDGILSSKEQEKIESILEEQ encoded by the coding sequence ATGAACTTTAAGCAGGCCTTACAGACAAAACAGGTTGTTTTTACGCTGGATAATGAAGAATTCGGTTTGGATATTATGGTAGTTAAAACAATTGAGAAATCTACCGATTTAATACCAGTTCCCAATGCTCCAGGTTTTATCCTAGGCATCATGAATTTAAGGGGAGATGTTATCCCTGTCTTTTCGCTGAGAAGAAAATTCGGCTTGTCCGATAAAGCGGTCAGTGAAGATACAAGATTGATAATTACAAAATCAAATGGAATTCTCATGGCTTTCGAAGTGGATAGTGTGAAAGAAATCATAGAAATAGCCCCTGAGAACATCAGTGAGACTCCGTCTATTGTTAGAGGTATTAATACCACCTACATTCAAAATGTAGCTAATATTGCTGGAAGGATGATTATTCTTTTGAATCATGATGGAATATTATCCTCAAAGGAGCAGGAGAAGATTGAGAGTATATTAGAAGAACAGTAA